In a genomic window of Campylobacter concisus:
- a CDS encoding fumarate reductase iron-sulfur subunit has protein sequence MSRKITIKAFKYNPLSKISKPHFATYELEETDGMTLFIALNMIREKFDPDLSFDFVCRAGICGSCGMLVNGKPRLACRTLTKDFESGVIELMPLPVFKLLKDLSVDTGNWMNAMSRRVESWIHTDHETDISKLEEKVEPEVAQEVFELDRCIECGICVAACGTAIMRPDFIGAVGLNRVARFKIDALDKRTDEDFYELIGDDDGVFGCMTLLGCEDNCPKHLPLQSRIAYMRRKMAAIK, from the coding sequence ATGAGTAGAAAAATAACCATAAAAGCATTTAAATATAATCCGTTAAGCAAAATTTCAAAACCACATTTTGCGACCTACGAGCTAGAAGAGACTGATGGTATGACGTTATTTATCGCGTTAAATATGATTCGCGAGAAATTTGACCCAGATCTTAGCTTTGACTTTGTTTGTCGTGCTGGAATTTGTGGAAGTTGTGGCATGCTTGTAAATGGTAAGCCAAGATTAGCTTGTAGAACTCTTACTAAGGATTTTGAAAGCGGAGTAATTGAGCTTATGCCTTTGCCAGTATTTAAGTTACTAAAAGACTTAAGCGTAGACACTGGCAACTGGATGAATGCGATGAGTAGACGTGTGGAGAGCTGGATACACACCGATCACGAGACCGATATCTCTAAGCTTGAGGAAAAGGTTGAGCCTGAAGTAGCGCAGGAAGTATTTGAGCTTGACCGCTGCATCGAGTGCGGTATCTGCGTGGCTGCGTGCGGTACGGCTATCATGAGGCCTGATTTCATCGGTGCGGTCGGACTTAACCGCGTAGCTAGGTTTAAAATCGACGCGCTTGATAAACGAACCGATGAGGACTTTTACGAGCTTATCGGCGACGATGACGGCGTATTTGGCTGTATGACTTTGCTAGGCTGTGAAGACAACTGCCCTAAACACTTACCACTTCAAAGTCGCATAGCTTATATGCGTAGAAAAATGGCTGCTATAAAGTAG
- a CDS encoding fumarate reductase flavoprotein subunit, whose amino-acid sequence MNVKYYDALVIGGGLAGLRAAVAAGEKGLSTVVLSLIPVKRSHSAAAQGGMQASLGNSKMSEGDNEDVHFADTVKGSDWGCDQQVARMFCQTAPKAIRELAAWGVPWTRITKGERSAIINAQKTTIVEKEEVHGLIHSRDFGGTKKWRTCFTADATGHTMLFAVANEALKHNVEIHDRKEAIALIHANNRCYGAIVRDLVNGEITAYVAKGTLIATGGYGRVYKHTTNAVVCEGIGAAIALETGVAQLGNMEAVQFHPTPIVPSGILLTEGCRGDGGILRDVDGYRFMPDYEPEKKELASRDVVSRRIMEHIRAGKGVPSPYGYHVWLDISILGREHIEKNLRDVQEICEIFNGIDPADTEVYTDENGRQRGKGWAPILPMQHYSMGGIKTKPTGESPTLAGLFSAGEAACWDMHGFNRLGGNSVSETVVAGMIVGDYFADYCASHEIEINTADIEKFVKKQEDYLNSLVSKEGKFNVFDIKNKMKDIMWEHVAIFRTGKGLEIAVKELEELYKQSLDVKVTNKALFGNPELEEAYRVPKMLKLALCIAKGALDRTESRGAHCREDYPKRDDLNWLNRTLTSWKEGDTLPTIVYEPLDIMKMEMPPAFRGYGAKGNIIEHPDSAIRQKEVDEIREKMQAEGKSRQEIQEALMHYDLQPKYKAPNERAGIGYE is encoded by the coding sequence CTTTGGGAAATTCAAAAATGAGCGAAGGCGACAACGAGGACGTACACTTTGCCGACACGGTAAAAGGTAGCGACTGGGGCTGCGATCAGCAAGTTGCGCGTATGTTTTGTCAAACCGCGCCTAAGGCGATCCGCGAGCTAGCGGCTTGGGGCGTGCCTTGGACTCGTATAACAAAAGGCGAAAGAAGCGCTATCATCAACGCTCAAAAAACGACTATCGTAGAAAAAGAAGAGGTCCACGGACTCATCCACTCTCGCGACTTTGGCGGAACTAAAAAATGGAGAACATGCTTTACGGCAGACGCCACCGGTCACACTATGCTTTTTGCCGTAGCAAACGAAGCTCTAAAGCACAACGTAGAAATCCACGATAGAAAAGAAGCTATCGCGCTAATCCACGCAAACAACCGCTGTTACGGCGCGATCGTTCGCGATCTAGTTAACGGCGAGATCACTGCATACGTCGCAAAAGGTACGCTAATCGCCACTGGCGGCTACGGCAGGGTTTATAAACACACTACAAACGCCGTAGTTTGCGAGGGTATCGGCGCGGCCATCGCACTTGAGACTGGCGTAGCTCAGCTTGGCAACATGGAAGCTGTTCAGTTTCACCCAACCCCGATCGTTCCATCAGGCATTCTTTTAACAGAAGGTTGCCGCGGCGACGGTGGAATTTTACGCGACGTGGACGGATATCGCTTTATGCCCGATTATGAGCCTGAGAAAAAAGAACTAGCTAGCCGCGACGTCGTAAGTCGTCGTATCATGGAGCATATCCGCGCTGGTAAAGGCGTACCTAGCCCATACGGATATCACGTTTGGCTAGATATCTCGATCCTAGGACGCGAACATATCGAGAAAAATTTGCGCGACGTTCAAGAAATTTGCGAAATCTTTAACGGTATCGATCCTGCCGACACCGAAGTATACACCGACGAAAACGGACGCCAACGCGGTAAAGGCTGGGCGCCGATCCTTCCTATGCAGCACTACTCTATGGGCGGCATCAAGACAAAGCCTACCGGCGAGAGCCCGACGCTAGCGGGTCTATTTAGCGCCGGCGAGGCTGCTTGCTGGGATATGCACGGATTTAACCGCCTAGGCGGCAACTCCGTTTCAGAAACGGTCGTAGCCGGCATGATCGTTGGAGATTATTTTGCTGATTATTGTGCTAGCCACGAGATAGAGATAAACACAGCCGATATTGAGAAATTTGTAAAAAAACAAGAAGATTACCTAAATAGCCTTGTTAGCAAAGAAGGTAAGTTTAATGTCTTTGATATCAAAAACAAAATGAAAGATATCATGTGGGAACACGTTGCGATCTTTAGAACAGGAAAAGGCCTAGAAATTGCGGTTAAAGAGCTTGAAGAGCTTTATAAGCAATCTTTGGATGTCAAAGTCACAAACAAAGCACTATTTGGCAACCCTGAGCTCGAGGAGGCCTACCGCGTACCGAAGATGCTAAAACTAGCCCTTTGTATCGCAAAAGGCGCGCTTGATCGCACAGAAAGCCGCGGAGCGCACTGCCGCGAAGACTATCCGAAACGCGACGACCTAAACTGGCTAAACAGAACTCTAACTAGCTGGAAAGAGGGCGATACGCTACCGACTATCGTGTATGAGCCACTTGATATTATGAAAATGGAAATGCCACCAGCATTTAGAGGCTATGGTGCGAAAGGTAATATTATTGAGCATCCAGATAGTGCCATCCGCCAAAAAGAGGTCGATGAAATTCGTGAGAAAATGCAAGCTGAAGGTAAGAGTAGACAAGAAATTCAAGAGGCTTTAATGCACTACGATCTTCAACCAAAATATAAAGCACCAAACGAAAGAGCAGGAATAGGATATGAGTAG
- a CDS encoding uracil-xanthine permease family protein, producing MQRYEGYKFDPKQSLIGVQFLFVAFGALVLVPILTGLDANVALFTAGLGTLLFQLITRKNVPPIFLASSFAFIAPLQYGIEKWGIAVTMGGVIFAGFFYVVLSLVVRFGGEKILHKILPPVVVGPVIMTIGLILAPNAVKMATSATEIYTQNEAMIVAGISLVATILVMMLGRGMFRLIPILLGIITGYIVAYCFGMVDFTPIFNAPWFRMPNFTTPKFEFEAIIYMIPIAIAPAIEHIGDMLAISNVTKEDFLKNPGLKNTLLGDGLATSLAAFFGGPPNTTYSEVTGAVSLTKAYNPAIMTFAAITAIVLAFVGKLGAVLSTIPAPVIGGIMLLLFGIIASVGMETLIKNKVDLADPRNMIIVALIFIFAIGGMVLDLGAVKFSGIGLGAVTGIVLNLLLPKTKHYEGY from the coding sequence ATGCAAAGGTATGAGGGTTATAAATTTGATCCCAAACAAAGCTTAATTGGCGTTCAGTTTTTATTTGTCGCCTTTGGTGCACTGGTATTAGTGCCGATACTTACGGGGCTAGATGCAAATGTAGCTCTCTTTACAGCCGGTCTTGGCACGCTACTTTTTCAGCTAATCACTAGGAAAAATGTTCCGCCTATTTTTTTAGCAAGCTCCTTTGCTTTTATCGCGCCACTTCAGTACGGTATCGAAAAATGGGGCATAGCCGTGACGATGGGGGGCGTTATATTTGCTGGATTTTTCTACGTTGTTTTAAGCCTCGTGGTCCGATTTGGCGGAGAGAAAATTTTGCATAAAATTTTGCCTCCAGTTGTCGTTGGACCTGTCATCATGACAATAGGCCTTATCCTTGCTCCAAATGCCGTCAAAATGGCAACATCAGCTACTGAAATTTATACCCAAAATGAGGCGATGATCGTCGCTGGCATTTCGTTAGTGGCTACTATTTTAGTGATGATGCTTGGACGTGGCATGTTTAGGCTTATACCTATTTTGCTTGGTATTATCACCGGATACATCGTAGCTTACTGCTTTGGCATGGTTGATTTTACTCCTATCTTTAATGCACCTTGGTTTAGAATGCCAAATTTCACTACACCAAAATTTGAGTTTGAAGCGATCATTTATATGATACCTATCGCCATCGCTCCAGCGATCGAGCACATAGGCGATATGCTTGCTATATCAAATGTTACAAAAGAAGATTTTCTAAAAAATCCAGGCCTTAAAAACACGCTCCTTGGAGATGGTCTTGCCACTTCGCTTGCTGCTTTTTTTGGTGGCCCGCCAAACACTACATACTCAGAGGTCACAGGCGCAGTTAGCCTTACAAAAGCTTATAATCCAGCGATCATGACCTTTGCAGCGATCACTGCCATCGTACTAGCCTTCGTTGGTAAGCTAGGAGCGGTGCTCTCAACTATCCCAGCCCCAGTCATCGGCGGTATCATGCTGCTACTTTTTGGCATCATCGCAAGCGTTGGTATGGAAACACTTATAAAAAATAAAGTCGATCTTGCAGACCCTAGAAATATGATAATCGTAGCCCTCATCTTCATCTTTGCCATCGGTGGCATGGTGCTTGACCTTGGAGCGGTTAAATTTTCAGGTATCGGACTTGGTGCAGTTACTGGCATAGTTTTAAATTTGCTTTTACCAAAAACAAAGCATTACGAAGGATATTAA
- the tsaD gene encoding tRNA (adenosine(37)-N6)-threonylcarbamoyltransferase complex transferase subunit TsaD, with the protein MILGIESSCDDSSVALIDERTLEKTYYKKISQEEEHAIFGGVVPELAARLHTKALPALLEDILPNFKEIKAIAVTNEPGLSVSLIGGVSMAKALSVALNIPLIAVNHLVGHIYSLFLDCEATFPLGVLLVSGGHTMILEIDENGEITELASTSDDSFGESFDKVAKMLDLGYPGGAVVQQNALLCKDKERFHFTIPLLHDKRLEYSFSGLKNQVRVEISKLENITQKDIAEICYAFENTACEHILNKLEKVFCLRNFKRFGVVGGASANLNLRKRLEMLCQKNECELLLAPLEFCSDNALMIARAGREKYLKGEFVNHSELNINPRVSFKKLELN; encoded by the coding sequence ATGATACTTGGCATCGAAAGTAGCTGCGATGATAGCTCGGTCGCACTAATAGATGAACGCACTTTAGAGAAGACTTATTATAAAAAAATTTCTCAAGAGGAGGAGCACGCTATCTTTGGTGGCGTGGTTCCTGAGCTTGCAGCAAGACTTCATACAAAGGCACTACCGGCACTTTTAGAGGATATCTTGCCAAATTTTAAAGAAATAAAAGCGATCGCTGTAACAAATGAGCCGGGTCTTAGTGTGAGCCTAATAGGTGGCGTCAGCATGGCAAAAGCATTAAGCGTTGCTCTTAATATCCCGCTAATTGCCGTAAATCATTTAGTTGGTCACATCTACTCACTATTTTTAGATTGCGAAGCCACCTTTCCACTTGGCGTCCTGCTAGTAAGTGGTGGGCATACGATGATCCTAGAGATTGACGAAAATGGTGAAATCACTGAGCTAGCAAGCACTAGCGATGATAGCTTTGGTGAGAGCTTTGACAAGGTTGCTAAAATGCTTGATCTTGGCTATCCAGGCGGTGCCGTAGTTCAGCAAAATGCCCTACTTTGCAAAGACAAAGAGAGGTTTCATTTTACCATTCCACTTCTTCACGATAAACGCCTTGAATATAGTTTTTCAGGGCTTAAAAACCAAGTCAGAGTCGAAATTTCAAAGCTAGAAAATATCACACAAAAGGATATCGCTGAAATCTGCTACGCATTTGAAAATACTGCCTGTGAGCACATTTTAAACAAGCTTGAAAAGGTCTTTTGTTTAAGAAATTTTAAGCGTTTTGGCGTAGTTGGCGGTGCAAGTGCAAATCTAAATTTACGAAAAAGGCTTGAGATGCTTTGTCAAAAAAACGAGTGCGAGCTTTTGCTAGCTCCACTTGAGTTTTGCTCTGATAACGCCTTAATGATAGCAAGAGCGGGACGTGAGAAGTACCTAAAAGGCGAGTTTGTAAACCATAGCGAGCTAAATATAAACCCAAGAGTTAGCTTTAAAAAGCTTGAGTTAAATTAA
- a CDS encoding M99 family carboxypeptidase catalytic domain-containing protein: MRKFLLFLLTFATASLANTLDYALIKKGEPSENTMLLIGGIQGDEPGGFLAASIVATDYNITKGSLWVVPNLNFPSIIERSRGTKGDMNRKFAHVDKNDPDYNSVMKIKDVITDKNVTLILNLHDGSGYYRDKFINKDENPDKWGNTCIIDQSTLPGSKYPELESIASSVKDVLNKHLIDQKHQYHIKNTHTAMGDKEMLKSLTYYAITQNKSAFANEASKNLNAEQRTYYHLIAIEEYMKKAGISFTRPFNLDVKSVKKAIEKEIRLELENSYAISLKNLKPLINFVPLKKGELNYSSPNPLIAVIKENGSFKVQYGNRFVTRLKPQYFEFAKPLEEILLISDGSEFKLKSGDKFSVKKSFKIKSLKNVRVNVIGYGTKSIDESEQEVAKNSLNKSYSIDKDGKIYRVEFYKNEDGKEKFAGMILAEFR, translated from the coding sequence ATGCGTAAATTTTTACTTTTTTTACTAACCTTTGCCACTGCTAGTTTAGCCAATACTTTAGACTATGCGCTTATCAAAAAAGGTGAGCCAAGCGAAAACACGATGTTGTTAATCGGTGGCATTCAAGGCGATGAGCCAGGTGGATTTTTGGCAGCCTCTATCGTAGCCACCGACTACAACATCACAAAAGGCTCGCTTTGGGTCGTGCCAAATTTAAATTTCCCAAGCATAATCGAGCGAAGTCGTGGCACAAAAGGCGATATGAATAGAAAATTTGCCCATGTCGATAAAAACGATCCAGACTATAACTCAGTAATGAAGATAAAAGATGTCATCACCGATAAAAACGTCACGCTCATCTTAAATTTACACGATGGAAGTGGCTATTACAGAGATAAATTTATAAATAAAGACGAAAATCCAGATAAATGGGGCAATACTTGCATAATAGATCAAAGCACGCTTCCTGGCTCAAAATATCCAGAGCTTGAAAGTATCGCCTCAAGCGTAAAAGATGTGCTAAATAAGCATCTAATAGATCAAAAACACCAGTATCACATCAAAAATACGCATACTGCAATGGGTGATAAAGAGATGCTAAAAAGCCTAACTTACTATGCTATCACTCAAAATAAATCAGCCTTTGCAAACGAAGCTAGTAAAAATTTAAACGCCGAGCAAAGGACTTATTACCATCTAATCGCCATTGAAGAATATATGAAAAAGGCTGGCATTAGCTTTACTAGGCCGTTTAATCTTGATGTTAAAAGCGTAAAAAAGGCAATCGAAAAAGAGATTAGACTCGAGCTTGAAAATTCATACGCGATAAGTCTTAAAAATCTAAAGCCTTTAATAAATTTTGTCCCGCTTAAAAAAGGCGAGTTAAATTACAGCTCACCAAATCCGCTAATAGCCGTCATAAAAGAAAATGGTAGCTTCAAAGTGCAATACGGCAACCGCTTTGTTACTAGATTAAAACCACAATATTTTGAGTTTGCAAAGCCACTTGAGGAAATTTTACTAATAAGCGACGGTAGCGAGTTTAAATTAAAAAGTGGCGATAAATTTAGCGTGAAAAAGAGCTTTAAAATAAAATCACTTAAAAACGTGCGCGTAAACGTCATAGGATATGGCACAAAAAGTATAGATGAGAGCGAGCAAGAAGTGGCTAAAAATAGCCTAAATAAAAGCTATAGCATCGATAAAGATGGCAAAATTTATAGAGTCGAGTTTTATAAAAACGAAGATGGCAAAGAGAAATTTGCTGGCATGATCTTAGCGGAGTTTAGATGA
- a CDS encoding restriction endonuclease has protein sequence MLPSYKDMMLPILEFVAQKKEANRAEISKFIIEYFKLKDEDLLQKIKRGTPTYINRTDWALSYLATTAQVKSRPEKVPLQKVGRSLFAITNFGKELVSGKDKKSKFLSWYDEIYKQEIRQEKKEVTENTPDDNIDEALCKIKEELKSEILSSILEKEPRFFEYLVTKLLEKMNYGAGNLTNKGPDGGIDGIIDEDELGLSKIYIQAKRYKDGSNIRRPEIQQFIGAISNKNTKKGVFITTAKFTKEAENFAKDNQNFSVVLIDGDKLAELMIKYKVGVQTSQIYEICKIDTDFFEENNF, from the coding sequence ATGTTACCAAGTTATAAAGATATGATGCTGCCTATTTTAGAATTTGTTGCGCAAAAGAAAGAAGCAAATAGAGCTGAAATTTCTAAATTTATAATTGAGTATTTTAAGTTAAAAGACGAAGATCTTTTACAAAAAATAAAAAGAGGAACTCCAACTTATATAAATCGTACCGATTGGGCCTTATCCTATCTGGCTACGACAGCACAAGTAAAATCAAGGCCAGAAAAAGTGCCGCTTCAAAAAGTTGGTAGAAGCCTATTTGCCATAACAAATTTTGGCAAAGAGCTAGTAAGTGGCAAGGACAAAAAGAGCAAATTTCTCTCTTGGTACGATGAAATTTACAAACAAGAGATAAGGCAAGAGAAAAAAGAAGTCACGGAAAACACCCCAGATGACAATATAGATGAAGCGCTTTGCAAGATAAAAGAAGAGCTAAAAAGTGAAATTTTATCTAGCATTTTAGAAAAAGAGCCGAGATTTTTTGAATACCTTGTAACAAAGCTACTTGAAAAGATGAATTATGGAGCTGGAAATCTCACAAACAAAGGCCCAGACGGCGGGATAGATGGCATCATAGATGAAGATGAACTTGGGCTTTCTAAAATTTACATCCAAGCAAAAAGATACAAAGACGGCAGTAATATTCGTAGGCCAGAGATTCAGCAGTTTATCGGCGCCATCTCAAATAAAAATACTAAAAAAGGTGTCTTTATCACTACGGCAAAATTTACTAAAGAAGCTGAAAATTTCGCCAAAGATAATCAAAATTTTAGTGTGGTTTTGATAGATGGCGACAAGCTTGCAGAGCTAATGATAAAATACAAAGTCGGAGTTCAGACAAGCCAAATATATGAAATTTGCAAAATCGACACCGACTTTTTTGAGGAAAATAATTTTTAA
- the dxr gene encoding 1-deoxy-D-xylulose-5-phosphate reductoisomerase, whose product MVALVVILGSTGSIGKNALNLCQKFGVEVEALSCAKNVDLLNEQILKFKPKFVCVGDEKLAKNIKNIEAKNIFFGEAGLLQMLEISSSKKVINALVGFAGLAPSLKTQTLGKRLALANKESLVVGGKFLKTREISPIDSEHFGLKFLLENKTAPKRLIITASGGAFYKKPIKFLKDATPSDALKHPNWDMGAKITIDSATMANKLFEVMEAYWLYGVKEIEAVIEPTSAIHAVVEFIDGSSTMHLSRPDMKLAIAHAMFENISENIVSHANLLDLKNIKFHKISLKKYPIFSLKDEVLANPDLGVVINAANEIGVFSFLEKKCSFLDISKLVLSSVKNFRNIKISNIDEIFEADKEVRNYAKRMLNAKV is encoded by the coding sequence TTGGTCGCTCTCGTGGTAATACTTGGCTCAACTGGTTCAATCGGCAAAAACGCCCTTAATCTTTGCCAAAAATTTGGCGTAGAGGTTGAGGCGTTAAGCTGCGCTAAAAATGTAGATTTACTAAATGAGCAAATTTTAAAATTTAAACCAAAATTTGTCTGCGTAGGCGATGAAAAGCTAGCTAAAAATATAAAAAACATAGAAGCTAAAAATATCTTTTTTGGTGAGGCTGGACTGCTGCAAATGCTAGAAATTTCAAGCTCAAAAAAGGTAATAAACGCCCTTGTTGGCTTTGCTGGCCTTGCTCCTAGCCTAAAGACGCAAACTCTTGGCAAAAGGCTTGCACTTGCAAACAAAGAGAGCCTTGTTGTTGGAGGCAAATTTCTAAAAACTAGAGAAATTTCACCAATAGACAGTGAGCACTTTGGGCTTAAATTTCTACTAGAAAACAAAACTGCACCAAAAAGACTCATCATCACAGCAAGTGGCGGCGCATTTTATAAAAAGCCGATCAAATTTCTAAAAGACGCCACACCAAGTGATGCTTTGAAGCATCCAAACTGGGATATGGGCGCAAAGATCACTATTGATAGTGCGACGATGGCAAATAAGCTTTTTGAGGTGATGGAAGCTTACTGGCTTTATGGCGTCAAGGAGATCGAGGCTGTGATAGAACCAACTTCTGCGATACACGCCGTAGTTGAATTTATAGACGGCTCAAGTACGATGCACCTCTCGCGACCTGATATGAAGCTAGCTATCGCTCATGCTATGTTTGAAAATATCAGTGAAAATATCGTTTCACATGCAAATTTACTTGATCTAAAAAATATAAAATTTCATAAAATAAGCCTTAAAAAATATCCCATTTTTTCGCTAAAAGATGAAGTACTAGCAAACCCTGATCTAGGTGTAGTGATAAATGCTGCAAATGAGATTGGAGTATTTAGCTTTTTAGAGAAAAAATGCTCGTTTTTGGATATCTCAAAGCTCGTTTTAAGCTCTGTTAAAAATTTTAGAAATATTAAAATTTCAAATATTGATGAAATTTTTGAAGCTGATAAAGAAGTTAGAAATTACGCAAAAAGGATGTTAAATGCAAAGGTATGA
- a CDS encoding phosphatidate cytidylyltransferase, producing the protein MQSRIITGVLMFVAILVVFFIDNYILNFILLGAVLYFAFNESLKLYNIDHKQLVFAALAFYVLTYFTNPIFIAILAIMLIASILAHIKSENLKLVAPFVYPTTPIFMMWMLYSEYGVGYLVWLILSVVASDSGAFFVGKMFGKHPFSPSSPNKTIEGAAGGVAIGTVIGCIVGNFVTEGFFQILFSSFLVCVFAVWGDLFESYLKRLCGVKDSGSLFPGHGGMLDRIDGYLFGVVALLWSLSW; encoded by the coding sequence ATGCAATCTCGCATAATCACTGGCGTTTTGATGTTTGTTGCTATTTTAGTAGTTTTTTTTATTGATAATTATATTTTAAATTTTATCTTGCTCGGCGCTGTGCTTTATTTTGCATTTAATGAGTCGCTCAAGCTTTATAATATCGATCACAAACAGCTAGTTTTTGCCGCACTTGCTTTTTACGTGCTTACATATTTTACAAATCCAATATTCATAGCGATCCTTGCTATCATGCTGATTGCTTCGATCCTAGCTCACATAAAAAGTGAAAATTTAAAACTAGTCGCACCTTTTGTCTATCCGACCACGCCGATCTTTATGATGTGGATGCTTTACTCAGAGTATGGCGTAGGCTATCTTGTATGGCTTATTTTAAGCGTAGTTGCAAGCGATAGTGGTGCATTTTTTGTTGGCAAAATGTTTGGCAAACATCCATTTAGCCCAAGCTCACCAAATAAAACAATCGAAGGTGCAGCAGGCGGTGTGGCGATAGGCACTGTAATTGGCTGCATTGTTGGAAATTTTGTAACTGAAGGATTTTTCCAAATTTTATTCTCAAGCTTTTTAGTCTGCGTGTTTGCGGTTTGGGGAGATTTGTTTGAGAGCTATTTAAAAAGACTTTGCGGTGTCAAAGATAGTGGTTCGCTCTTCCCAGGACACGGCGGCATGCTTGATAGGATAGATGGCTATTTATTTGGCGTAGTCGCTCTACTTTGGTCGCTCTCGTGGTAA